The genomic DNA CTTGCAGCCAATCCAGGAGAGAAAAAGTAGGAGGAGTGCTTTCAGTGCTCATCCAACCGTCACTGACTTGGCCAGATTGCGAGGTTTGTCAATATTACGCCCCAGATCAAGCGCTGCGTAGTAGGAAAGCAATTGAGCCATAGTCATCTGGAGTAGCGGCGCTAACCAGGGATGAACTGTAGGCAGTTCTACTGCGTAGTCGAGAACCTCACGGGCATGCCGATCTCCTTCAAAAACAAAACCGGCCAAAGTTCCTCCTCGGGTTCGGATCTCCTCCATCGCAATCAGTGTTCTACGATGCAAGTCTTGCTGATCCGGGAGTGGTACAAAAAACAGCGAATGAACTGACTTCTCAATCATTGAAAGAGTACCATGTTTGAGGAATCCTGCCGGCATCCCTTCCGCATGCTGGTAGGTTACTTCCTTCATCTTCAAGGCCGACTCCATCGCTACCGGATAGTACTGTCCACATCCCAGAAACAACCAGTTTGGAACCCAACTGGTGGAGCGAGCAACGTTCCTCAAAAAGCCAGATTGTTCGTTCAAAGTATCCTGAATCAGGTCTGGCAGACGATCCGCAGCAACGAGGAAGGAATCGACCTGCTGGTTATCCAAAGTACCTTGTTGGCGACCAGTTTCCACAGCGGTTCGGAGTAAAATCAGGGTCTGTGCCATCGCGGCCTTGGTGGAGACCACACAAATTTCTGGTCCAGACCCCTGCATAATGACCTGGCCGACCTGCATCCCAATCGAGGACCCCATCACATTAACGATTGCTGCTGTCTTGGCACCACGCTGGCGAGCAAAATTAAGCGCCATCTTGGTATCGTAGGTTTCTCCAGACTGAGAGACTGCCAGTACCAAATCTTGTGCCTGCACACCAGCAATATCGATAAATTCATCAGAACTGATGGCTGGGAAGTAGCGCCCAGTCAGTTGTGAGAAAAAATACTGTCCCAGCTGTGCCACATAGAAAGTTGTTCCCACACCAACGAGATACACCTGTGGTGCTTCTACAAATTTTTGAGCTAGTTTTCGAATCTCCTCATCTGGAATCTTCAGCGCCTGACGCAGGGTCTGAGGTTCATCAAAGATTTCTTTGAGCATGTAGTGGGCAAACCCACCCTTGCGGGTTGTCTCTGCATCCCAGTCAATATGCAGGATATCTTCCTCGACCTGCTGACCGTCACGCAGGCTACGAATCTGATAGCTCTCTTGCGTCAGAATGACATATTCGTCATCATCCAGAATTACCGCCCGTCGGGTATACTCTAGAAAGGCATTGATATCCGAGCCAACGTAGTTGCTGTCTTCGCCCAACCCTAAAATCAGAGGAGAATCACGCTTAGCACAGAAGAGTCGATCCGGCTCATGTACTGAGATCATCACAATTGCAAAAGAGCCTTCCATTTGTTCCAGGGCCGCCACAAATGCATGCTCAGTATTTTGTAATCGCTCATAGTGACGGGCCAACAGTTGTACAAATACCTCTGTATCCGTCTGCGAACAGAACGGTACTCCTTCCACTTCCAGTTCCTCCCGCAAGTCTTGATAGTTTGAAAAGATACCGTTGTGCACAACCGCAAAAGCCTCGTTAGTTGAGAGATGCGGGTGGGCATTCGCCCGACTGACCACTCCGTGAGTAGCCCAACGCGTATGGGCAATGCCAAGGCGCCCACTGAGTTGGGTGAGACGTTCCCGTTGATTGACCTCTTCCACCCCTCCGGTGTTCTTGCGAGTCTGGATCTTGCCCACATCCAGCAGTGCCATTCCACACGAATCATATCCTCGGTACTCTAGATTGCGAATTGAGGCATAGAGAGGATGAGCCACATTCTTTGCGTTGATCATTCCACTGATTCCGCACATTTCAGGACTCCTTCTGATTATCAGGAACCCAGCCACGTAGGGAAATATTATCTTCGATGAAGCTACCTGCTGGAACTATCGTTGCGGGCGCCAGTGTTTGTCGGGCACCAATGCGTACTCCATCTCCAATGAACGCTCCAAGTTTGGGCAAGCCAGAATCAACGGATTCGTTGGCAGTAGAGACCACGATATTTTTTCCATCTGAAAAATGATTCACCGTGGTCAGCGCTGTACCAAGCGAAACCCCCTCCCCGATCACGCTATCCCCAATGAAAGAAAGGCGTCCCAGGTCAGACTTTCCAAAAAGTACGCAGTTCTTGAGCTCTGAGCCATAACCGACTACTGAGTTTGGGCCGATGGCGCTGAAGGTTCGTACCAACGAATTATTTCCAATGTAAGAGCCTTCTCCAATGAAGCACGGACCCTTGAGTACTGCACCACTCTCAATCACAACATTTCGCTCGATCACCACCGGCCCTTCCAACTGAACGTTACCAGCCACTCTGGCACTCTGGTGAATATGCGCTGTGCGCCAGGCACTCATCATCATCTGATTTGCTTCCAAGATGTGCCACGGGTAGATCACATCAATCCAGGTGCCCTCCCAGAGATCCGCCTGCAAGCCATCATTCTGAACCAGATATTGGTAACACGCTTCAATGCTTTGATCATGCTGGCGCAGCAGGTCAAAGATTCTCGGTTTTAGAACAAATCCACCGGCAAAGACATAATTACTTTGCATGCGTCCCTGGGGCTTCTCAATGAAGCGGCGGATCTTCATCTCATTGTCTAGATAGACGTTACCGTATTCATTAGAATTGCGAGGCAGGGTCACCAACGCAACCTCTCGGCCTGTTTCAGCGAAAGCTCGCAGTAGTTGGGGAACAGGATTTCCATCCGCCAGCACATCTCCATAGACCAGTAGAAAAGGCTGTCGCTTCAGGTAAGATTCACAGCAGGAGAGCGCATGACCAATACCTAGTAGTTCTGGCTGTTCCACGTATTCGAGACCCATTCCGAAGTCACTTCCATCCCCAAAATGATCTCGTAGAGCCTGCTGTTCATGGTGTACTACGACTAAGGCCTCATGAACTCCAGCGTTATGCAGCCCATCAAGAATACTCTCCAAGATGTGGCGGCCTGCAATCCGAATCATTGGCTTGGCACGAGTCGCTGTAAACGGCAGCAACCGTGGACTGTAGTTCGCAGCCAGAATCACCGCTTTCATGAAGACTCCGCAAGAAGGAAAGGTAGCAGATGCTGCTCCAGCACAGACAACACCTGCTCAACATTCAAATTACTCGTATCCACCAAGATTGCATCAGCTGCTTTACACAGAGGGGCTTCACTACGATTACGATCCTGCTCATCTCGTTGCTTCAGGGCCTCCAAGACCTCCTCGAAACGAACACTGGGATCCTTGGCCTGCAATTCGGCAAAGCGTCGACGTGCTCGGGTCTCTGGACTGGCTTCAACGAAAAACTTACAATCGGCCTGTGGCAAAACGACGGTACCAATGTCACGTCCTTCTAGCACAGCCCCTCGGTAGACACCTCCAATTTTTGCTTGCTCTACCAGCTGACGCTGCTGAAACTTGAGTGCGTGCCGAATCGGTACAAAGCGGCTCACCTGAGAGGCTAGTGCTGAAACCTCCTCGGTACGAATCGCAGAGCTAATCTCTTCACCATCACAAAACACTCGTCCATCTGCTTCCAGCACAATCTGCGTTTGTTCACCAAGCTCCTGCAATGCCTCCTCGTTTTCTGGCTTGTCTAGACGGTTCCACTTCCAAGCCAAGCAACGAAACATTGAACCGGTGTTGACATAGAGCAACTGATTGCGTTCAGCCAATTGACGCGCCAGCGTACTCTTACCAACTCCTGTGGGACCATCTAGCACCACAATCACAAAAGCCATGCAATCCCTTCCTACTTACTTTCCAATCGCTGCAGAGCATTGGCTGCAGCCTGCTTCATCTGCGGATCGCTTAGCTCTTTGCTGATCTTGCTGTAGATCGCCTTCGCGTCATTGATCCGCCCCAAGGCCTCGTAGCTAAGTCCCATTTGCTGCCAGGCAGTGAACTTTTGATTTTCGTTCAGCCCTTCCGCATGGAAGTAGGTTAATTGTAAGTAAGCAGCAACCGAACGTTCATGAGCTTTCAGCGCAGCCGCAGCTTCTCCACCTAACAATAGCGCTTCTCGCTGGATCAATGGATTTTCACTGCGACGCAACTGAGCAGACCAGCTCTCTGCTTGTTCCCAGGCTCCAGACGCACCGAGTCGTCCAAGATTCAAATATTCCTTGCCAATGCGGAGCATCCGCTGTTCACGCGCAGCCTGATCCGGCTCAAGATTATTGCGTAACCGATCCTCCCATAGTCGAATCAAGCCCTGCCGATGTGGAATTGTTCTCGCTGGTTCTCCCACGTACTCGTAGCGCTCAACCAACCAGTTCCGAATCTGCTCTTCTTGTTCTGGTTTGAAACGAGTATCCTTCAAATAGATTTCTGAACGCTCTGTAAAACGCACATCCTTCAATCCGTAGTACAGGCGCAAAATCGCTAGTTTGGCCTCAATTCCCCAAGTAGGATTCAGAACATTTTGCAGTGAACGTTCATACGCTGGTAGGGCTTTCAGTGGGTCCTTGATCTGTTCGTATGCCTGACCACGCCGGAAGTATAACTCAGCCTGGTCCTTGGGATCTTTCATTTGAGGCAGCATCTGCAGGGCTTTTTCCAAAAAGCCTTCCCAAAGCTCCAACTCCCACAACAAGCTCAATTGTAGTTGCTGCATCTCCAGATCAAGGATTTCCGGATGGCTGAGCATAACTTGCAGGGCCTCTTCACGACGATTCAAATCCCGTAGCAACAGCACCTGCTCAATCAACAGATCCTTGTTCAAAGCCTCTGGATGAGCCTTAAGTAGCGCATCCAGTTCTCTCAACGCTTCTTCCGGAAGCTCCAAGCCACGATAAATCGCAACCAACCACTGCCAGGCACGAACCTGGTAGCGTGATGGTGGCTCCGCATCTACCAGAGTCTTTGCTTCTTTCTGGGCCTCCAGCCACTCTTCATTCAGCATGGACAAACCGATCCGGATCAGCGCTTTCTCTTCCTCACGGCCTGCCTCTACTGGAACTTGCCGGAGTGTCAGGCCGATTGCACGACGCTGATTCTCATTACGCTTCGGATCCTCCAGAGCTGCTTGCCAAAAATAGCAATCACCTAACCGAGCTGACTCCACAAACTCCTGAGTCACCCGCTGACAGCGTTCAAAACCTTGTTTTGTCTGACCTTCTGATAAATCCAGATATGCGAGACGATAAATAACCTCTCCCTTCAGAGAGGTCGCCAAATCAGGGGAAACCAGCAGTTCCTCAAAGATTTGACGGGCCTGTTCTGGCTTCCCCGTTTCCTGAAGCGCCTGGGCTCTTAATAAGCGAAATTCCTCTACCCTGGAGTGTAGCGCAAACTCTTCAACAGGCAGCGGAAAATCTAACAAAAACTCCCACCATCCCCAGGATGCGGCATGCCACATCGCTCGATAGGCTCCTTCACGACGTAGCTCTCGCTGGCGCAGAGAGCGCATGGTTCGACGAACTTCTTTCTCGTCTTGTTTTCGTAGTGCTAATTCCAGTTGGAGCAGAGACAATTGATCTTCATCGCGCAACCCTCGCTTTGCCAGGGCCTGAACTTCTTGACCTAAGGTTTCCCAATCCTGCTGCTGCCAGCGACACCAGGCTGACATGGCAGCAAGCTCCTCTATTTCAGAATAGTTATAGTATTTTTCAAAATACTCTTCCCGTAATCGTAGGACAGGATTACAGTTCGCCCGTTCGTACTGATAAGAGGCTTCCTCTGCAACAAAACGAACCAGATTTTGTGCGTTGCCAGGATCCTGACGCAGTTGTGTAAAAATTGCTGGGACCTGGGCGGGCTTCGTCTGGGCTGCACAGTAGAGTTCGATACGGGTCCCTTCCCGCAAGTACTCTCGACTAGCTTGTCCGACATCCCGCAATCGACCCAACCACACCTCACTCTCCGCACAATCTCCACGCCTTGCCATCAACCAGGTCAATGTTAGGTAAGCTGCAGATCTCAATCCGGGTACTTGTTCTGAGTCAGTTTGTAGCCAACCCTGCAGGTCATCTACAGCAGCCTTGAATTCTCCAAGCTGAGTTCTGGACAAGCCCAGCCAGAATCCTGATGGTTTAGCCCAACGACTGTTCATCTTCTTATCGATGATTTCGTAGAACCGATCTCGTGCTAGTGCAAAGTCCCCATTCTGGAAACTCTCCAGTGTGGTCTCGAAGTATCGACCGATCTGATCGAAGAAGCTGACCTGCAAGGGCTCTCGACTGAGTGGATTGAAGTCGGGCAATGGGGGAAGAGAGACCGAACGACCCAGCTTGGGTGTGTTCGAAGAAAGATCTGGTTGGAAGGGAGCTATCTCGCCCAGCGGGAAAGACCCGTAAGGGGTCTGTACTTGATCTGAAGGAGTGGCCAAGGCGCTTAGAGTGGTCAAACAGAATCCACACCCTAGTATAGCTCCTTGGAGCCAGCGTACAAGAACTGCCATGTTCATCCGGACGCTGCCGCGACGTCATCTCGAAATTTCCGTAGATCGTCTACGGTTTGATCCAGATTTTCTGCCGAGAACTCAGCCGCGTAGTGATAGTTTTTCATTGAATTATAGTAACGCGGGTCATAGTAGTCGTTCAATAAGATCGCTACCAACTCACGCAACCGATTTTGCCGCAAACAGTCGCGCAGATGATCCACCAGCTGCCGACCTAATGCCATGCGCAGGGACTGCAAGATCTGGTCAACTTCTGCAACCGTTGCCTCATCTTCAACAAGGTAATCCGCTAGAGTCCTATCGATTCGTGTTTCTAGCGAAGCATGCAGCAGGACTTTCTGACCTTTCTGCATTGCCTTGGCCAGCGGTGTTGGGATGAACACCGGACCGACCTTGCGGCTCTCTCCTTCGATGAAAAATGAGCGATCCGTTGGGAGAGCAAGCTTTGCCTGGTGCAGTAGTCCCTCAAATTGCCGCTGAGTTCGTGGATGCCGGTGGATGCCACCAAACAACGAACTCCGGTGCTGTGCCAAGTCTTCCAGGTCCAGATGATCTGGCAGCTGTTTCAACAATAGCGTCTTGCCCACCCCGGTGGGACCGTGTAGCACGATCAGGGATGGCGACCACTGTTCAAGAGCTTGCAGAACATGTTGGCGATAGTGTTTGTAGCCACCTCGCAATTGTTGCGCAGTGAAACCTTTGCTGTTGAGCAGACGCACTACAGAAACTGACCGCATTCCACCACGAGCACAGTAAACGATCAGTGGTTGTTTCTGCCAGGGCTGAAAACTTTCCACCAATTGCTGCACACGCGGCTCGACATAGCGCAGCCCTGCAGCCATCGCAGACTCTGGACTGACTTGCTTGTAAAGTGTCCCGATCGTAGATCGTTCAAAATGGTCAAACAGCGCTTGATTGAGAGCCCCAGGGATGTGTCCCTGGGTGTATTCTTCAGCGGTACGAACATCAAACAGAGGCGGAGGAGTGAGAAACGGCAGTTCCGACAGGGCAAGAGATGGACATGGTCCCTGCAGAAACTGCCCTGGAGAAACCTCAGTCACTGGCAGCCTTTGCCTCCTCCTCTGTTGGCTTCTCTGCATCAGGTGGAATTAACCCATGTAACTGACGAACCCGACTCTCGATCACCTGGGCGATCTCTGTGTGCTCTGCCAGAAAACGAATTGCGTTGTCTCGGCCCTGTCCCAGACGTTCCTTGTCAAAGGAGAACCAAGTTCCACTCTTCTGTACGATGTTGCCTTCTGTCGCATAGTCGAGAATCGTACCCAAGTGGGAGATCCCTTCTCCATAGATGAGGTCGACTTCCGTATTGCGGAAAGGAGGAGCTACTTTATTTTTAACAACCTTGATCTTGATCCGATGACCACGAACTTCGTCGCCCTGCTTGATCTTAGT from SAR324 cluster bacterium includes the following:
- a CDS encoding sugar phosphate nucleotidyltransferase; this encodes MKAVILAANYSPRLLPFTATRAKPMIRIAGRHILESILDGLHNAGVHEALVVVHHEQQALRDHFGDGSDFGMGLEYVEQPELLGIGHALSCCESYLKRQPFLLVYGDVLADGNPVPQLLRAFAETGREVALVTLPRNSNEYGNVYLDNEMKIRRFIEKPQGRMQSNYVFAGGFVLKPRIFDLLRQHDQSIEACYQYLVQNDGLQADLWEGTWIDVIYPWHILEANQMMMSAWRTAHIHQSARVAGNVQLEGPVVIERNVVIESGAVLKGPCFIGEGSYIGNNSLVRTFSAIGPNSVVGYGSELKNCVLFGKSDLGRLSFIGDSVIGEGVSLGTALTTVNHFSDGKNIVVSTANESVDSGLPKLGAFIGDGVRIGARQTLAPATIVPAGSFIEDNISLRGWVPDNQKES
- the glmS gene encoding glutamine--fructose-6-phosphate transaminase (isomerizing), with translation MCGISGMINAKNVAHPLYASIRNLEYRGYDSCGMALLDVGKIQTRKNTGGVEEVNQRERLTQLSGRLGIAHTRWATHGVVSRANAHPHLSTNEAFAVVHNGIFSNYQDLREELEVEGVPFCSQTDTEVFVQLLARHYERLQNTEHAFVAALEQMEGSFAIVMISVHEPDRLFCAKRDSPLILGLGEDSNYVGSDINAFLEYTRRAVILDDDEYVILTQESYQIRSLRDGQQVEEDILHIDWDAETTRKGGFAHYMLKEIFDEPQTLRQALKIPDEEIRKLAQKFVEAPQVYLVGVGTTFYVAQLGQYFFSQLTGRYFPAISSDEFIDIAGVQAQDLVLAVSQSGETYDTKMALNFARQRGAKTAAIVNVMGSSIGMQVGQVIMQGSGPEICVVSTKAAMAQTLILLRTAVETGRQQGTLDNQQVDSFLVAADRLPDLIQDTLNEQSGFLRNVARSTSWVPNWLFLGCGQYYPVAMESALKMKEVTYQHAEGMPAGFLKHGTLSMIEKSVHSLFFVPLPDQQDLHRRTLIAMEEIRTRGGTLAGFVFEGDRHAREVLDYAVELPTVHPWLAPLLQMTMAQLLSYYAALDLGRNIDKPRNLAKSVTVG
- the mnmH gene encoding tRNA 2-selenouridine(34) synthase MnmH, which gives rise to MTEVSPGQFLQGPCPSLALSELPFLTPPPLFDVRTAEEYTQGHIPGALNQALFDHFERSTIGTLYKQVSPESAMAAGLRYVEPRVQQLVESFQPWQKQPLIVYCARGGMRSVSVVRLLNSKGFTAQQLRGGYKHYRQHVLQALEQWSPSLIVLHGPTGVGKTLLLKQLPDHLDLEDLAQHRSSLFGGIHRHPRTQRQFEGLLHQAKLALPTDRSFFIEGESRKVGPVFIPTPLAKAMQKGQKVLLHASLETRIDRTLADYLVEDEATVAEVDQILQSLRMALGRQLVDHLRDCLRQNRLRELVAILLNDYYDPRYYNSMKNYHYAAEFSAENLDQTVDDLRKFRDDVAAASG
- the cmk gene encoding (d)CMP kinase; the encoded protein is MAFVIVVLDGPTGVGKSTLARQLAERNQLLYVNTGSMFRCLAWKWNRLDKPENEEALQELGEQTQIVLEADGRVFCDGEEISSAIRTEEVSALASQVSRFVPIRHALKFQQRQLVEQAKIGGVYRGAVLEGRDIGTVVLPQADCKFFVEASPETRARRRFAELQAKDPSVRFEEVLEALKQRDEQDRNRSEAPLCKAADAILVDTSNLNVEQVLSVLEQHLLPFLLAESS